The Euphorbia lathyris chromosome 8, ddEupLath1.1, whole genome shotgun sequence genome has a window encoding:
- the LOC136202065 gene encoding plant intracellular Ras-group-related LRR protein 6-like — MKMMYEQQQEQQDPIMLKMESMKKSVSDNQKKISEEVTLEIIDLSSMSLDSLPNPALNLALICKLDLSNNNLQAIPESLTARLLNVVVLDVHSNQLKCLPNSIGCLCKLKVLNVAGNFLQFLPKTIENCRYLEELNANFNKLIRLPENIGFELINIKKLSVNSNKLMYLPQSLTHLTALKILDARLNNLRALPEDLENLINLQTLNVSQNFQYLETLPYSIGLLLSLVELDISYNKIKTLPDSIGCLRKLQKLSVEGNPLVTPPMEVVEHGLYAVKEYLSERMNAGHKAPQKKKSWVGKLVKYGTFNGSRGHHHHDHNEERQEFIISDYRSIDGLASPRYAGMFSPRRLFSTRTIFSR; from the exons atgaaaatGATGTACGAACAGCAGCAGGAACAACAAGATCCTATCATGCTCAAAATGGAATCCATGAAAAAAAGTGTTTCAGATAATCAGAAGAAAATATCAGAAGAAGTTACACTTGAGATTATTGATTTAAGCAGCATGTCTTTGGATTCTCTTCCTAATCCTGCTCTTAATTTGGCTCTTATTTGCAAATTAGACCTCTCCAATAACAATCTTCAG GCAATCCCAGAATCATTAACGGCAAGATTGTTGAATGTGGTGGTGTTAGATGTGCACTCGAATCAGCTAAAATGTCTTCCAAATTCAATCGGGTGTTTATGCAAACTCAAGGTTCTTAATGTTGCTGGAAACTTTCTTCAGTTTCTTCCTAAAACCATTGAGAATtgcag ATATTTAGAAGAATTGAATGCGAATTTCAACAAGTTAATCAGGCTACCAGAAAACATAGGATTTGAGCTAATCAACATTAAAAAACTCTCAGTAAATTCAAACAAGCTCATGTATTTACCGCAGTCACTTACCCATTTAACCGCCTTAAAAATCCTCGACGCCCGTCTAAACAACCTACGAGCATTACCGGAAGATCTCGAAAATCTCATAAACCTCCAAACCCTAAACGTCAGCCAAAACTTCCAGTACCTCGAAACGCTGCCGTATTCCATAGGCCTCCTCCTCTCCCTAGTTGAGCTTGACATAAGTTACAACAAGATCAAAACGCTGCCGGATTCCATTGGCTGCCTGAGAAAGCTGCAGAAGCTGAGCGTGGAAGGGAATCCGCTGGTGACGCCGCCGATGGAGGTGGTGGAGCACGGGTTGTACGCCGTGAAAGAGTATTTGAGTGAGAGAATGAATGCCGGACATAAAGCACCGCAGAAGAAGAAATCTTGGGTTGGGAAATTGGTTAAGTATGGGACTTTTAATGGAAGTAGAGGTCATCATCATCATGATCATAATGAAGAGAGACAAGAGTTTATTATCTCCGATTACCGGTCTATCGACGGTCTCGCTTCTCCGAGATACGCGGGGATGTTCTCGCCACGTCGTCTTTTCTCGACAAGGACTATTTTCTCGAGATGA